One stretch of Lacimicrobium alkaliphilum DNA includes these proteins:
- a CDS encoding Lrp/AsnC family transcriptional regulator, producing the protein MDSFDKKILFELQRDCSLSLAELSERVGLSQTPCWRRIQMLEKQGVIRKRVALLDTEAVNLGLTVFVHLKTNQHNPEWLGSVADFAERAPEITEFYRMSGETDYLLKVLVPDMKAYDEFYKRLISQAGFSDVSSSFAMEQMKYSTEVPLDYIHK; encoded by the coding sequence ATGGATAGCTTCGATAAGAAAATATTATTCGAACTGCAACGTGACTGCTCGCTGTCACTGGCGGAGTTGTCTGAGCGTGTGGGCCTCAGCCAGACGCCTTGCTGGCGGCGTATTCAGATGCTGGAAAAACAGGGAGTTATCCGTAAACGGGTAGCGTTACTTGACACCGAAGCGGTAAACCTTGGCCTGACGGTTTTTGTGCACTTGAAAACCAACCAGCATAATCCCGAGTGGCTTGGCTCTGTGGCGGACTTTGCCGAACGCGCGCCTGAGATCACTGAGTTTTATCGTATGAGCGGTGAAACCGACTATCTGCTTAAGGTGCTGGTGCCGGATATGAAGGCCTATGATGAATTTTATAAACGCTTAATCAGCCAGGCAGGCTTTTCTGATGTCAGTTCCAGTTTTGCCATGGAGCAGATGAAGTACTCCACCGAGGTGCCTCTGGACTATATTCACAAATAA
- a CDS encoding oxidative damage protection protein gives MSRTVFCQYLNKEAEGLDFQLYPGELGKRIFDNISKQAWTEWQKKQTMLINEKKLNMMDAEHRAMLEKEMQAFLFEGKDVKIDGYVPQQKD, from the coding sequence ATGAGCCGCACCGTATTTTGCCAATACCTCAACAAAGAAGCCGAAGGGCTGGACTTCCAGCTGTACCCCGGCGAGCTGGGCAAGCGCATCTTCGACAATATTTCCAAGCAGGCCTGGACCGAGTGGCAGAAAAAACAAACCATGCTGATCAATGAGAAAAAGCTCAATATGATGGACGCCGAACACCGCGCCATGCTGGAAAAAGAAATGCAGGCATTTTTGTTTGAAGGTAAGGATGTGAAGATCGACGGCTATGTGCCGCAGCAGAAAGACTGA
- the mutY gene encoding A/G-specific adenine glycosylase: MTEFSDNILQWFDDHGRKDLPWQLNKTAYSVWVSEIMLQQTQVSTVIPYYQRFMQRFTDIKSLADAPEDEVLHHWTGLGYYARARNLHKAAQIIRDQYQGRFPDEFEQVVALPGIGRSTAGAVLSLAKNQHHAILDGNVKRVLSRYRAIGGWPGEKAVEKRLWQLAQALTPQQRVADYNQAMMDLGASLCSRSKPDCEACPVNAGCKARLSDRQHEFPGKKPRKTLPEKHTVMLLPSWQGQILLYKRPPSGLWGGLWGFYEVEHPQQVAAMAEKLGLSLFETLELEPFRHTFSHFHLHIQPLLLELKAPPNAGAVHEDQQLWYDLSKPANVGLAAPTSKLFSTLSKTPRQQN, from the coding sequence GTGACAGAGTTTTCAGATAACATTCTGCAATGGTTCGATGATCATGGACGCAAGGATCTGCCCTGGCAGTTAAACAAGACTGCTTATTCTGTTTGGGTCTCAGAGATCATGTTACAGCAGACTCAGGTCAGCACCGTCATCCCTTACTATCAGCGCTTTATGCAGCGTTTTACCGATATCAAAAGCCTCGCCGATGCCCCGGAAGATGAGGTCTTGCACCACTGGACAGGCCTGGGCTACTACGCCCGCGCCAGGAACCTGCACAAAGCCGCACAGATTATCCGCGATCAGTACCAGGGCCGGTTCCCCGATGAATTTGAACAGGTGGTGGCCCTGCCCGGTATTGGCCGCTCTACTGCCGGGGCGGTGTTATCGCTGGCAAAAAACCAGCACCATGCGATTCTTGATGGCAATGTAAAGCGGGTACTGAGCCGCTACCGCGCAATTGGCGGCTGGCCCGGCGAAAAGGCGGTGGAAAAACGCCTGTGGCAACTGGCACAGGCGCTGACCCCACAGCAAAGGGTTGCCGATTATAATCAGGCGATGATGGATCTCGGCGCCAGCCTCTGTAGCCGCAGCAAACCCGATTGTGAAGCATGCCCGGTAAATGCAGGATGTAAGGCCAGGCTCAGCGACCGCCAACATGAATTTCCCGGCAAAAAACCACGCAAAACCCTGCCGGAAAAGCACACTGTGATGCTGCTGCCAAGCTGGCAGGGGCAGATCCTGCTCTATAAACGCCCCCCTTCAGGGTTATGGGGCGGGCTGTGGGGCTTTTATGAAGTGGAACATCCACAGCAGGTAGCGGCAATGGCAGAAAAACTGGGCCTGAGCTTATTTGAAACGCTGGAGCTGGAGCCCTTTCGCCACACCTTCAGTCATTTTCATCTGCATATACAACCGCTGTTGCTGGAGCTTAAAGCGCCGCCAAATGCCGGTGCCGTGCATGAAGATCAACAGCTTTGGTACGATCTCAGCAAGCCAGCCAACGTAGGACTGGCCGCGCCAACCAGCAAACTTTTTAGTACACTGAGCAAAACGCCCCGACAACAAAATTAG
- a CDS encoding alpha/beta fold hydrolase, whose amino-acid sequence MQKQQPVVFLPGTQCDERVFLPLWRQMQLAERRYVPLQWAETLEQMDGLTEHAVAADKVHLFGFSMGGYIACRFALANPELIASLTLVGFCSAGLTVNEKQQRQQIIRALEKGPVGPMPEKRLAQMVNINGANGQQAVQSIRDMEQDLGPSVLKYHLQSASQRSDLTDALASSGLNIHVIGAEYDQVAPVEKMQQMHRQIPGSRFTLLKGCGHMAPLECPQALAEAFHSLIPEAQV is encoded by the coding sequence ATGCAAAAGCAGCAACCTGTTGTGTTTCTTCCCGGCACTCAGTGTGATGAACGGGTGTTTCTGCCCCTGTGGCGGCAAATGCAGCTGGCTGAGCGGCGTTATGTACCCCTGCAATGGGCCGAAACGCTGGAGCAGATGGATGGCCTGACTGAACATGCCGTGGCGGCAGATAAAGTGCATCTGTTTGGTTTTTCCATGGGCGGCTATATCGCCTGTCGTTTTGCCCTGGCGAATCCGGAACTGATAGCGTCTCTGACGCTGGTGGGATTTTGCAGTGCCGGCCTGACCGTCAATGAGAAACAGCAGCGCCAGCAGATTATCCGGGCACTGGAAAAAGGGCCGGTGGGGCCGATGCCGGAAAAACGACTGGCGCAGATGGTGAATATCAATGGCGCCAATGGGCAGCAGGCGGTGCAGAGCATCCGCGATATGGAGCAGGATTTGGGCCCCAGCGTACTTAAATATCATCTGCAGTCGGCCTCACAAAGGAGCGATCTTACCGACGCGCTGGCCAGCAGCGGCCTGAATATTCATGTTATCGGCGCTGAATATGATCAGGTTGCGCCGGTTGAGAAAATGCAGCAGATGCACAGGCAGATCCCCGGCAGTCGTTTCACCCTGCTAAAGGGCTGTGGCCATATGGCACCACTGGAGTGTCCACAGGCGCTGGCAGAGGCTTTCCATTCGCTTATCCCTGAGGCTCAGGTATAA
- the trmB gene encoding tRNA (guanosine(46)-N7)-methyltransferase TrmB, with the protein MTEQQADTQQGVYIRKIRSFVKREGRLTQGQARAIDKNWPAMGLTMEQGLLNLTEVFGRTAPVVLEIGFGMGKSLVEMAAAERDKDFIGIEVHRPGVGACLMDAEASELTNLRVIEADAVEVLEKCIPDNSLARLQLYFPDPWHKKRHHKRRIVQPDFAQLVRRKLHTGGLWHLATDWQNYAEHMLKVMSAAPGFRNLSASGDYVPRPEFRPQTKFEQRGQRLGHGVWDLMFERES; encoded by the coding sequence ATGACCGAGCAGCAGGCAGACACCCAACAGGGTGTGTATATTCGCAAGATCCGCAGTTTTGTTAAGCGCGAAGGCCGCCTGACTCAGGGCCAGGCCCGTGCCATCGACAAAAACTGGCCGGCCATGGGCCTGACCATGGAGCAGGGATTGCTGAATCTGACTGAAGTGTTTGGCCGCACTGCGCCTGTGGTGCTGGAAATCGGCTTTGGTATGGGTAAGTCACTGGTAGAGATGGCCGCTGCCGAGCGGGATAAAGATTTTATCGGCATCGAAGTGCACCGCCCGGGCGTCGGTGCCTGTTTAATGGATGCCGAAGCCAGTGAGCTGACTAATCTGCGTGTGATTGAGGCCGATGCCGTGGAAGTGCTGGAAAAGTGTATCCCGGATAACAGTCTCGCCCGCCTGCAATTGTACTTTCCCGATCCATGGCACAAAAAACGCCATCATAAGCGTCGCATCGTACAGCCGGACTTTGCTCAGCTGGTGCGCCGTAAACTTCACACAGGCGGTCTCTGGCACCTGGCCACAGACTGGCAAAATTATGCCGAACATATGCTGAAGGTGATGTCTGCGGCCCCCGGTTTCAGAAATCTCTCTGCCAGTGGCGACTATGTGCCACGGCCCGAATTCAGGCCACAAACCAAATTTGAACAGCGTGGTCAACGCCTGGGTCATGGAGTATGGGATCTGATGTTTGAGCGGGAGTCCTGA
- a CDS encoding class I SAM-dependent methyltransferase — protein sequence MLSPVSQLLIRNRARFTGRWLLVNPQDAQVFQELDGDISGFHQYFDIYSQACAQGQSEKHYFGVSYPLEATFDGIVIMMPKAKEQAQMLIANLVHCLVPGGQLLLAGDNKGGVKSAPKIFAPYSEHCVKLDSARHCALFGMQPDKATSEFAVDNWLKFVDMAVAEQRYPIAFLPGVFSAGSLDPATRMLLENLHPVPKGRVLDFGCGAGVIGCYLGLKNPDAEVVMTDVSALALYCAEQSAAKNAVKARVIPSHGLSAVEGKFAAAYTNPPFHTGLNTDYEVTLGFIRQLSTYLQPGACLQLVANSFIPYLPILQESFKAVKVQTESSKFRLYLAK from the coding sequence ATGTTAAGTCCGGTCAGTCAGTTATTAATACGCAACCGTGCCCGTTTCACCGGGCGCTGGTTACTGGTCAACCCTCAGGATGCGCAGGTATTTCAGGAGCTGGACGGGGATATCAGCGGTTTTCATCAGTATTTTGATATTTATTCCCAGGCCTGTGCGCAGGGGCAGAGCGAGAAGCACTATTTTGGTGTCAGCTACCCCCTCGAGGCGACCTTTGATGGCATTGTGATCATGATGCCAAAGGCCAAAGAACAGGCACAGATGCTGATCGCTAATCTGGTTCATTGTCTGGTGCCGGGCGGGCAGTTGTTGCTGGCCGGCGATAATAAAGGCGGGGTAAAAAGTGCGCCCAAAATCTTTGCGCCTTACAGCGAACATTGTGTGAAACTGGATTCGGCCCGCCACTGTGCTTTGTTCGGTATGCAGCCGGATAAGGCGACATCTGAATTTGCCGTCGACAACTGGCTTAAATTCGTGGATATGGCAGTGGCTGAACAGCGTTATCCCATCGCTTTTCTGCCGGGCGTATTCAGTGCCGGTAGCCTGGATCCCGCTACCCGTATGTTGCTGGAAAATCTGCACCCGGTGCCAAAGGGCCGGGTACTGGACTTCGGTTGTGGTGCCGGGGTGATTGGCTGTTATCTGGGCCTGAAAAATCCGGATGCAGAGGTGGTAATGACAGATGTCAGCGCCCTGGCATTGTATTGTGCTGAACAAAGCGCTGCCAAAAACGCCGTCAAAGCAAGGGTGATTCCGTCTCATGGCCTGAGCGCGGTCGAGGGTAAATTTGCGGCAGCTTATACCAACCCGCCTTTTCATACCGGTCTGAACACCGACTATGAAGTGACGCTGGGGTTTATACGTCAGCTGTCAACATACCTGCAACCGGGTGCCTGTTTACAACTGGTGGCCAACAGCTTTATTCCCTACCTGCCGATACTGCAGGAAAGTTTTAAAGCGGTAAAAG